In Macaca nemestrina isolate mMacNem1 chromosome 10, mMacNem.hap1, whole genome shotgun sequence, the genomic window CCAGCTGACTACACTCTTTACCAGCATGCTAATCACCTACGACGATGTGGTGAAGATCTCAGATTTTGGCACTTCCAAGGAGCTGAGTGACAAGAGCACCaagatgtcctttgcagggacagtAGCCTGGATGGCCCCTGAGGTGATCCGCAATGAGCCTGTGTCTGAGAAGGTCGACATCTGGTGAGGACTAGGCTGAAAACTGAGAAGAGTGGGTGGCCAGCCCTGGGGGCATGGTGGGCAACTTCTAGGGCTTGAGCACAAGTGATGGGCCAGTAGCAACCAGGACCTCTGGAGGAACCCCCTCCCAAGTGATGTCCCCTCATCCCCAGGTCCTTTGGTGTGGTGCTGTGGGAACTGCTGACTGGTGAGATCCCCTACAAAGACGTAGATTCCTCAGCCATCATCTGGGGTGTGGGAAGCAACAGTCTCCATCTGCCCGTGCCCTCCAGTTGCCCAGATGGTTTCAAGATCCTACTTCGCCAGTGCTGGTAAGGATGGGCTGAGCTGGGATACTGGGCCTGGAGAAGTTGAGAACAGCAGTACTGATGGACAGCCAGTACCTAGAACCCTAGGTGGCCAAGTTCAGAGTCCTTAAGAGGGGAAGGGTGTCAGGGCTCCCAGATGTGGCTCCCCAAGTACTGAGGACTCAGGATGTGGAGCCAGGGAACTACAATCTAGAACTGAGAGGGGCTGGACTGACCAATAAATAGCAGGGACATTTAATACAAAGGACTGACTTGCATCTGAATCAGGCTCATTCTACCTTCTGAGCTGAGTCACCAGGGACAAGTGGTATCACTCTGAaactgtttcctcatctacaaaatacaGTTAACAATATCTGCATTCCTGGTTTGTCATGAAGTGCCAGTGAGTGCATACAAGTACAGGGAAGGAGCAGCATAACCACCAAGCATGGTTCATTGAGCCTCAAGTAAACAACCTTAGAACACAGAAGGAAAGGGTCCCAGACCCTCATTTGGAACCTAGACCCAGGGAAGTTTGAAGATGGCTAATCTGTCATTGAGCATCTCCCAAAGTGTGGTTCCTTCAGTGAAGTTATTCAGAAAAGGCCTTTATTTGGGGAGACAAGTTGGAAAATATGGGGTTCAATAGGTTTCCTTACTGCAGGATTTTGACACACTAATGAATAGTGTTTAATATTCCCTGAGACCATTGACCATAAGTTCTTTTGTCACAGAGTACATTCTAGGATTGGATTCTCCAGGACACACTTTGGGAAAGGATGCTCTAGTTCCTATCTGGTCCTCCCTCAaattctcccctctccttctaaCTCCATTCCTTTCAGGAATAGCAAACCGCGAAATCGCCCATCATTCCGACAGATTCTGCTGCATCTGGACATTGCCTCAGCTGATGTACTCTCCACACCCCAGGAGACTTACTTTAAGTCCCAGGTGTGCTGTGGGTAGGAAAATGAATACCTAATTCCCCTTCTTTGCAGAGATGATGCCATTTGagggggaggctgggaaatgggTTAAGTGGGACTGAGGAGATTGGCTCTTAGAGAACGGAGTCAATCCACTCCTTTTTGCTCCAGCCCACACATTGGTAGTGACGTGTGGGCAACCTGCAGAGCCTTTCACTGGGTGAAGGGATGGCTCTCACTCCTTGTCTGCTCTCCACCCACAGGCAGAGTGGCgggaagaagtaaaactgcaCTTTGAAAAGATAAAGTCAGAAGGGACCTGTCTGCACCGCCTAGAAGAGGAACTGGTgatgagaaggagggaggagctCAGGTGAGTTCCTGTGCTTGGGGAGGTGATTTTACCAACAGCAAGGACTATGCACCCAGTCAGCTCCTACCCAGCCCCAGGGCGGGTGGAAGGACTATGAAAGGACTGTGGACAGGAATTCTGAGACTGCGGATCTATTATGGCCCTAGATGAACCCAGTTCACCTTTGGGAACCTTCTGCCCGTTGCAGACATGCCCTGGACATCAGGGAGCACTATGAAAGGAAGCTGGAGAGAGCCAACAACCTGTATATGGAACTTAATGCCCTCATGTTGCAGCTGGAACTCAAGGAGAGGGAGCTGCTCAGGTAACCCTACCTGTCCTTATGCACCAAGCCCTGGCGCTGTGCCTGCCTTAGAGATCCTACTGAGACCGGGGTGCCCCTTCCTGGTCATTTGCCCAGCTGAGAAGGTGCCTGGATCTTTAGGCGAGAGCAAGCTTTAGAGCGGAGGTGCCCTGGCCTGCTGAAGACACACCCTTCCCGGGGCCTCCTGCATGGAAACACAATGGAGAAGCTTATCAAGAAGAGGAATGTGCCACAGAAGCTGTCACCCCATAGCAAAAGGTGGGACATGAATGGTGGTTCCAATATGGCGAGAGGGATACTGAAGTGGCAGCAGATGTTTAGCAGGGAGATGCGTACTTTAGTGTCCAAAGATAGGGAGTGCTTTTGAGTACATAGATTTGGCAGTCTCAaccttttactttttctctccttccagaCCAGATATCCTCAAGACAGAGTCTTTGCTACCTAAACTAGATGCAGCCCTAAGTGGGGTTGGGCTTCCTGGGTGTCCTAAGGGTCCCCCCTCACCAGGACGGAGTCGCCGTGGCAAGACCCGTCACCGCAAGGCCAGCGCCAAGGGGAGCTGTGGGGACCTGCCTGGGCTTCGTACAGCTGTGCCACCCAATGAACCTGGAGGACCAGGAAGCCTAGGAGGGGGACCCTCAGCCTGGGAGGCCTGCCCTCCTGCCCTCCGTGGGCTTCATCATGACCTCCTGCTCCGCAAAATGTCTTCTTCATCCCCAGACCTGCTGTCAGCAGCACTAGGGTCCCGGGGCCGGGGGGCCACAAGCGGAGCTGGGGATCCTGGCTCACCACCTCCGGCCCGGGGTGACACCCCACCAAGTGAGGGATCAGCCCCTGGCTCCACCAGCCCAGATTCACCTGGGGGAGCCAAAGGGGAGCCACCTCCTCCAGTAGGGCCTGGTGAAGGTGTGGGGCTTCTGGGAACTGGAAGGGAAGGGACCTCGGGCCGGGGAGGAAGCCGGGCTGGGTCCCAGCACTTGACCCCAGCTGCACTGCTGTACAGGGCTGCCGTCACCCGAAGTCAGGTAAAGTATGGGAAGGCTCCTGAgctctttccctttttccttatTCTCCCTGGGGTCCAAGTGTAATCCCCCACATTATGCTCAATTTTAAGCCATTCCCTACTTTACCCTTTTAAACTATGTTCCCTTCTTCTGGATTCTTAGTGACCTCTTTCCACTTCTGACCACAGTCCCCCCATCTCTCCTGCAGAAACGTGGCATCTCatcagaagaggaggaaggagaggtggaCAGTGAAGTAGAGCTGACATCAAGCCAGAGGTAAGTGATGGAGTACAGGAGTTAatggcatttttgttttctgtaaggGGCAGAACCAAGCTGTAATCCCCCTCTTCGACATGTAGGTGGCCTCAGAGTCTGAACATGCGCCAGTCACTATCTACCTTCAGCTCAGAGAATCCATCAGATGGGGAGGAAGGCACAGCTAGTGAACCTTCCCCCAGTGGCACACCTGAAGTCGGCAGCACCAACACTGATGAGCGGCCAGATGAGCGGTCTGATGACATGTGTTCCCAGGGCTCAGAAATCCCACTGGACCCACCTCCTTCAGAGGTCATCCCCAGCCCAGAACCCAGCTCCCTGCCCATTCCACACCAGGAACTTCTCAGAGGAAAGCAGGTGAGTGGCACAACAGCAACAAGCAGATATTGAACAGGGAGAGCTGTAAGCAGATAGATGCCTTATCTTTTGACAGCTTTTGGGGAGACAGCTGCACAGGCCAGAAAGTACCATAAAGAGCAAATATCCACGTGGTGGAATTTCAGAAGCCTCTTGCAGAGCATCTATTATGGTGCCTGACCAGTAGCTTGTATGTAGCTATAAGTTGCAGCCAGGGAAGGATTCTGAAAGGAGTCTGACACCCTGGAGAATGGCCTGAGCAactgaaatctggaagaaataaatcagtaagccggtcgggcacggtggctcacacctggaatcccagcactttgggagtctgaggcaggtggatcacaaggtcaggagttcaagaacagcctgaccaatatggtaaaaccccatctctattaatagtacaaaaattagccgggcatggtggtgcgcgcctgtagtcccagctactcaggaggctgaggcagaattgcttgaacctgggaggcggaggttgcagtgagctgagattgcgctattgcactccagcctgggcaaaagagcaagactgctgtctcaaaaaaacaagtcAGTAAGCCACTGGCTATTAAAATGACCCCAGCAAAGAACCCTAAGGAATCTCACTCCATTTCTACTCTTTCTCACAGGGCCCTCCCAATTCTGAGGACTCAGACTGTGACAGCACTGAATTGGACAACTCCAGCAGCGTTGATGCCTTGCGGCCCCCAGCTTCCCTCCCTCCATGAAAGCCACTCATATTCCTTGTAcatagagaaatatttatataaattatatatatatacatatatatatatatatatatatatgcgccaCATAATCAACAGAAAGATGGGGCTGTCCCAGCCGTAAGTCAGGCCGAGGGAGACTGATCCCCTGACCAATTCACCTGATACTCTAGGGACAGTGGCAGCTGTGGAAATGAATGAGGCACAGCCGTAGAGCTGTGCCTAAGGGCAAACTGGCCCCTTCCTGCCCCACCCCATTCCTTATATTCAGCAAGCAACAAGGCAATAGAAAAGCCAGGGTTGTCTTTATATTCTTTATCCCCAaagattgggggtggggggagggaagggtgggaggggcaggaaAGAAAACCACTTAAGACTGcacttttctgttctgttttactCTGTTTACACATTTTGCACTTGGGAGAAGGGAGACTAAGGCTGGGTCCTCCCCTCTGAGGATTCTCAGGTGGCAATGTAACTCATTTTTTTGTCCCTCCATTGATCTTCTCTGCCCAAGCCCTGTCTTAGGTCCAAGGGGAGGTTAGGAGACTGATAGCATGTGATGGCTCAGGCTGAAGAACTGGGGTGCTGTTTAAGTCCCTACTTTCTTCCTGGTGCCTGATTGGGGTGGGGACTGTCCTACTGTAACCCCTGTGAAAAACCTTGAAATATAACCACTCCATGCAGGCCCAGCTGTTGAGGGTTTTCTTGATGAATGAATGGGGTACCATACATGGTTAAGATAAAGCCTTGGGCTCCGGACTTCATCTAAGGTGTCTGGACAAGTTCTCCTGCCCCTCCACTTTTTTGCATCTATTCTCACTAAATTGAGTATAATGTCAAGCCCCAACTTTCTAAAATTATAGGAATAAATGGTAGCAGGTACATCCTTCTAACTCGTTATGGAGGACTATAAATGAAGTTACTAAAAACAATACACtgaaatttttagtttaaaatatgcAAGCCTGAACAAGGGGACCAACATTCCCAAGAAACTGGAACCCAGTCAGACATATGACCAACTGCTTAATGTGTATGCCATGTATGTCATGTGTCATTCCTCCCCCCCCTCAAGTGGACGTGCTTGCCTGCTTGTAGGACAGGTAAGTCCTAGGAAAGTCTAATCCTCAATCTTTTGGACACAAGTTTTGTAAGGGCCAACCAAGCATGAAGTCAGGGAAAAATAGGATCAAGGGCCACAAAAAAAGATGGAAGTGGTAAAATAGAGGAAAACATCTTAACCGGAATAAAGGCTTCTATTCAAAACCCAAGAAGGGTCCTTTGAGGGATAAAAGGTACAAAAATAACAGCAAGACAAGAGGAATAAAACCCACATGAATCACTGTGGCATCCAGTTTCTATTCACAAAGAAAAAGCTCCAgtccatcttttaatttttttgaaaaattcctGACATTACAGAACTAAACTGAAATGTATTAATATTCCACTCTTACATTTCCATGACAAACAGAAAAATTCAtgagccaaaaaaacaaaacaaaaaaccaaaaaaaaaaaaaaaaaaaaaaaaaaaaaaaaaaaaaaccagggagaagcttataaaactaaatatggATCTCAGCATCAACAGCTGAACAGAGAAAGGAATTAAAACGCTTTAATTAAAAAATCACGAGTGGATGATAAAGTGTGTAGAAACTGAAAATTTACAAACTATTTAAAACCTGGAATCGCTGACTGTTCAGAAACTACACAGATGGATCATGGGTGGTGGTGAACAGCAGAAAGGGATTATGGATGAATCTGCATTGTTCTAGCTGCTCCCCATGCCACCCGTCTCCGAGGAAAGCCTGTAACACAGAAACAAGAACTCAGTTAGTTTCCCCAGTGCCCAGCTGCACTTCATCTCTACCTGGTCCATGAAATGTGAAGAGTAAATAATCAGTGCTGGAGTACCAAGGGAGACATTTTAAGGTTTCTTAAATTTACCAGTACCATAATCCTTTAATCCTTGCAATCCAAGCACGTGGAGGTCTATCACCTCAGAACCGAGGGAAACAGCCCTTGGTTATCAAATGTCCCTCAAACTATATTCTTTTAGTTCCACCTCCATGGTGGGCTAACCAAGGAGCATACTTTCTGGAAACAGGCCCCTCTAAAGAGTGCTCACAATACACAGAAGCAATGTTTCTTTATTGCTGAGCTCACTTTGGCTCCTCCCAAACAGCTGACAAAATACCAGTTTAGGAAAGAAACAGTCATCTGAGAGTAGTCTCAAGGGTTTAATGCTGAGACAACTCAAGGCCTTTAAAGCCCTGAAGTTCTATCAATGTGTAGGGTATGAGGTAACACAGTTTTAAAGGTAAAGAGATGTTAAAAAgagatgtaaaaataattatgggTCAAGAATTAtactcaaatttatttatttaaattaattgatttattttttgagacagagtctagctctgtcacccaggctagaacgcagtgacgtgatcttggctcactgcaacttccgccctcaagcaattgtcctgccttagcctccacccgatagctgggattatagacagcCACCACCGCTCCTGGCTAGTAGAGACCAGGCTTCaacgtgttgcccaggctggtctcaaactcctgacctcaggcgatccacctgccttggcctcccaaagtgttgggattattacaggcgtgagccactgcgcctggtcttattgttttttttttttttttgagaccaagtttcactcgtcactcaggctggagtgcaatggcgcaatctcaactcactgcaacctccacctcccgtgttctaccgattctcctgcctcagtctcctgagtagctgtgattccAGGCagctgtcaccatgcccagctaacttttgtattttcagtagagacggagtttcaccatgttggccaggctggtctcaaacttctgatctcaggtgatccacttgtcttggcctcccaaagtgctaggattataggcgtgagccaccgcgcccggccttaaaaagtttttaaaaaagttttcaggACTTAAAAGTAGcagacaaaataatttgttttaactCTGTAGCTCACTCTACAAGCTCCTAGATCTTGTCAAGCCATATCCTCCATCTAAACATACCTGGCTACAATGCCTTTCTGTTTCAAAGAGATGGTCATTTAAGGTCCTGGAATCCAATTTAGGGCTTTCAGGGAAAGGTATTCAAGGACTTGGTATGCTTCATTGGTAGGTAGGTAGGCAGGCAGCAAGACAGGCAGGCAGCTCTCATTTTGAATAGAACCAAATGTGTAAGACTTCATTTCAGTTCATGAAGTTATTTCATAAGATTTTAAATTGATTGGCATAAAATATTTGTGATATGTGGTCATGAAAACATGACTGGTAATTCACCATCTGTATCCCTTCCACAACAATGCAAAGCCAAAAGCTGGGTAGAAAAGCAAGGACCAAAAAACTGAAAAGTCCTTCAACTAcaaactatttatttttagtcAGAAATGGTTTCTCCACCTCAGCATTAAGGGAATATTTAGTTCTTAAAAGGGGGGTAGACTAGTGCTATTTCAAAACACAATGATCTACCGAAAGGTAAACAATAGCTGTGAATTAAAGGGTTCAGTAAGAACTGAAGGTCTAAGGAAGGAACTGCTAGATACCATTAGACCTAGGACctaaaaatttaagtttataaAAATTGGTGGTAGCACTCTGGCCCCACCAGAGCTCTAAAAGAAATGTCCTGAATGTGTATCAAGCCCAAATAGGGATTTGCTGGAGTAGGGGAGGTGAGGCAAGGAGAAATGCTATGAAATACTGAGTCAGGTATTCTAGGATAGAAGACCACATGGGGGAGCtctaagctttaaaaaaaattaaaactgaggtGTTTTGGAAGTACTGATGGTAGCTAGCCCCTTAAACATGTGGAATCCTTCCTTGGGGAATAGCCACTAGATTAAGAGGCTTTCCAATCAAGAACTACATGAACAAAACCAGGTCCCTGGGGGGAGATGGTATCAGCATGATTAAGGCCTAACTACAGAAGGAGAGAGCTTACCAAGGGAGAGACCACATAATAAAGGAGCAACTAAATAAAACTCTTAACTGGACAGGTTTGGCCATCTAATCCTTTATGCATACTTGGGAGCTGTAACACTTCTTCATAGGCCCAATCTGGGATGGAAGGGCCACAATAACATCAGAGAATGAGACAATATATTGGAATactaacagctttttttttttgtcagccaATGGGGATGCTGGGAAAAAGTCATCAGGGGAAGTATCTCTACACTGAGTTCTCTAACGCCCTGGGAAGAGCATTATACTTTCAGCACTGTGGCAATGTGTACTCTGGTTGAATGGAAGGCTATCAGAGGCCTTATGCCACTATATAAGTATATTTGTGTTTTATGAGAGGCCTGTGCCCATCTTAgcataagaaaatgaacaaggtTTCAGGGAGGTTAGTATGATATGAGTAAAAGTAAAGCTTAAGTTGTTAGTCCTGGCTAGTCACTCATAACCTACGAATTTAAATTATCTTAGGGCCtctattttttaatctgtaaaataaggggATCAATGCGTTACAGATTAGTTGATCCTTAAGGTTCCTTCCAAATCTAAGCATGTCACTTCCTACTTGTGATAGTGTTGGTGAGGAGGAGAAAGGATACAGCAAGGAATAGAAAAAAGGGTAAAGAAACTTGGTTAACAGAGTTGGTTTAGGATGAGTGGATGGCATCATGTCAAGTTGTGGATAATGTCATGCGTTGGCTGAGAGATACCCTAATGTCACAGAAAGAGGCATAATGGTAATTCAGAGGAATGCAGACAGAAGCTGCCTAATTTTATTAGACTTATCCCACTTTGCCCCTCCCCTTCATTCTGGGTAAAGAAGTACATTCTCTTAATGTATGACTTGGAAGAGATCCCTCACGGTAACCATTC contains:
- the LOC105474270 gene encoding mitogen-activated protein kinase kinase kinase 12 isoform X5, which produces MIGKAYSTEHKQQQEDLWEVPFEEILDLQWVGSGAQGAVFLGRFHGEEVAVKKVRDLKETDIKHLRKLKHPNIITFKGVCTQAPCYCILMEFCAQGQLYEVLRAGRPVTPSLLVDWSMGIAGGMNYLHLHKIIHRDLKSPNMLITYDDVVKISDFGTSKELSDKSTKMSFAGTVAWMAPEVIRNEPVSEKVDIWSFGVVLWELLTGEIPYKDVDSSAIIWGVGSNSLHLPVPSSCPDGFKILLRQCWNSKPRNRPSFRQILLHLDIASADVLSTPQETYFKSQAEWREEVKLHFEKIKSEGTCLHRLEEELVMRRREELRHALDIREHYERKLERANNLYMELNALMLQLELKERELLRREQALERRCPGLLKTHPSRGLLHGNTMEKLIKKRNVPQKLSPHSKRPDILKTESLLPKLDAALSGVGLPGCPKGPPSPGRSRRGKTRHRKASAKGSCGDLPGLRTAVPPNEPGGPGSLGGGPSAWEACPPALRGLHHDLLLRKMSSSSPDLLSAALGSRGRGATSGAGDPGSPPPARGDTPPSEGSAPGSTSPDSPGGAKGEPPPPVGPGEGVGLLGTGREGTSGRGGSRAGSQHLTPAALLYRAAVTRSQKRGISSEEEEGEVDSEVELTSSQRWPQSLNMRQSLSTFSSENPSDGEEGTASEPSPSGTPEVGSTNTDERPDERSDDMCSQGSEIPLDPPPSEVIPSPEPSSLPIPHQELLRGKQGPPNSEDSDCDSTELDNSSSVDALRPPASLPP
- the LOC105474270 gene encoding mitogen-activated protein kinase kinase kinase 12 isoform X3 — encoded protein: MACLHETRTPSPSFGGFVSTLSEASMRKLDPDTSDCTPEKDLTPTQCVLRDVVPLGGQGGGGPSPSPGGEPPPEPFANSVLQLHEQDAGGPGGAAGSPESRASRVRADEVRLQCQSGSGFLEGLFGCLRPVWTMIGKAYSTEHKQQQEDLWEVPFEEILDLQWVGSGAQGAVFLGRFHGEEVAVKKVRDLKETDIKHLRKLKHPNIITFKGVCTQAPCYCILMEFCAQGQLYEVLRAGRPVTPSLLVDWSMGIAGGMNYLHLHKIIHRDLKSPNMLITYDDVVKISDFGTSKELSDKSTKMSFAGTVAWMAPEVIRNEPVSEKVDIWSFGVVLWELLTGEIPYKDVDSSAIIWGVGSNSLHLPVPSSCPDGFKILLRQCWNSKPRNRPSFRQILLHLDIASADVLSTPQETYFKSQAEWREEVKLHFEKIKSEGTCLHRLEEELVMRRREELRHALDIREHYERKLERANNLYMELNALMLQLELKERELLRREQALERRCPGLLKTHPSRGLLHGNTMEKLIKKRNVPQKLSPHSKRPDILKTESLLPKLDAALSGVGLPGCPKGPPSPGRSRRGKTRHRKASAKGSCGDLPGLRTAVPPNEPGGPGSLGGGPSAWEACPPALRGLHHDLLLRKMSSSSPDLLSAALGSRGRGATSGAGDPGSPPPARGDTPPSEGSAPGSTSPDSPGGAKGEPPPPVGPGEGVGLLGTGREGTSGRGGSRAGSQHLTPAALLYRAAVTRSQKRGISSEEEEGEVDSEVELTSSQRWPQSLNMRQSLSTFSSENPSDGEEGTASEPSPSGTPEVGSTNTDERPDERSDDMCSQGSEIPLDPPPSEVIPSPEPSSLPIPHQELLRGKQGPPNSEDSDCDSTELDNSSSVDALRPPASLPP
- the LOC105474270 gene encoding mitogen-activated protein kinase kinase kinase 12 isoform X1, coding for MGFHYVGQSGPKLLTSGGPPASASQSVGIIGVSHHTWPPICFRKILLKELSEELGVERALGDQLSWARAQCSPSHQGPEAMACLHETRTPSPSFGGFVSTLSEASMRKLDPDTSDCTPEKDLTPTQCVLRDVVPLGGQGGGGPSPSPGGEPPPEPFANSVLQLHEQDAGGPGGAAGSPESRASRVRADEVRLQCQSGSGFLEGLFGCLRPVWTMIGKAYSTEHKQQQEDLWEVPFEEILDLQWVGSGAQGAVFLGRFHGEEVAVKKVRDLKETDIKHLRKLKHPNIITFKGVCTQAPCYCILMEFCAQGQLYEVLRAGRPVTPSLLVDWSMGIAGGMNYLHLHKIIHRDLKSPNMLITYDDVVKISDFGTSKELSDKSTKMSFAGTVAWMAPEVIRNEPVSEKVDIWSFGVVLWELLTGEIPYKDVDSSAIIWGVGSNSLHLPVPSSCPDGFKILLRQCWNSKPRNRPSFRQILLHLDIASADVLSTPQETYFKSQAEWREEVKLHFEKIKSEGTCLHRLEEELVMRRREELRHALDIREHYERKLERANNLYMELNALMLQLELKERELLRREQALERRCPGLLKTHPSRGLLHGNTMEKLIKKRNVPQKLSPHSKRPDILKTESLLPKLDAALSGVGLPGCPKGPPSPGRSRRGKTRHRKASAKGSCGDLPGLRTAVPPNEPGGPGSLGGGPSAWEACPPALRGLHHDLLLRKMSSSSPDLLSAALGSRGRGATSGAGDPGSPPPARGDTPPSEGSAPGSTSPDSPGGAKGEPPPPVGPGEGVGLLGTGREGTSGRGGSRAGSQHLTPAALLYRAAVTRSQKRGISSEEEEGEVDSEVELTSSQRWPQSLNMRQSLSTFSSENPSDGEEGTASEPSPSGTPEVGSTNTDERPDERSDDMCSQGSEIPLDPPPSEVIPSPEPSSLPIPHQELLRGKQGPPNSEDSDCDSTELDNSSSVDALRPPASLPP
- the LOC105474270 gene encoding mitogen-activated protein kinase kinase kinase 12 isoform X2 — translated: MGFHYVGQSGPKLLTSGGPPASASQSVGIIGVSHHTWPPICFRKILLKELSEELGVERALGDQLSWARAQCSPSHQGPEAMACLHETRTPSPSFGGFVSTLSEASMRKLDPDTSDCTPEKDLTPTHVLQLHEQDAGGPGGAAGSPESRASRVRADEVRLQCQSGSGFLEGLFGCLRPVWTMIGKAYSTEHKQQQEDLWEVPFEEILDLQWVGSGAQGAVFLGRFHGEEVAVKKVRDLKETDIKHLRKLKHPNIITFKGVCTQAPCYCILMEFCAQGQLYEVLRAGRPVTPSLLVDWSMGIAGGMNYLHLHKIIHRDLKSPNMLITYDDVVKISDFGTSKELSDKSTKMSFAGTVAWMAPEVIRNEPVSEKVDIWSFGVVLWELLTGEIPYKDVDSSAIIWGVGSNSLHLPVPSSCPDGFKILLRQCWNSKPRNRPSFRQILLHLDIASADVLSTPQETYFKSQAEWREEVKLHFEKIKSEGTCLHRLEEELVMRRREELRHALDIREHYERKLERANNLYMELNALMLQLELKERELLRREQALERRCPGLLKTHPSRGLLHGNTMEKLIKKRNVPQKLSPHSKRPDILKTESLLPKLDAALSGVGLPGCPKGPPSPGRSRRGKTRHRKASAKGSCGDLPGLRTAVPPNEPGGPGSLGGGPSAWEACPPALRGLHHDLLLRKMSSSSPDLLSAALGSRGRGATSGAGDPGSPPPARGDTPPSEGSAPGSTSPDSPGGAKGEPPPPVGPGEGVGLLGTGREGTSGRGGSRAGSQHLTPAALLYRAAVTRSQKRGISSEEEEGEVDSEVELTSSQRWPQSLNMRQSLSTFSSENPSDGEEGTASEPSPSGTPEVGSTNTDERPDERSDDMCSQGSEIPLDPPPSEVIPSPEPSSLPIPHQELLRGKQGPPNSEDSDCDSTELDNSSSVDALRPPASLPP
- the LOC105474270 gene encoding mitogen-activated protein kinase kinase kinase 12 isoform X4, whose protein sequence is MACLHETRTPSPSFGGFVSTLSEASMRKLDPDTSDCTPEKDLTPTHVLQLHEQDAGGPGGAAGSPESRASRVRADEVRLQCQSGSGFLEGLFGCLRPVWTMIGKAYSTEHKQQQEDLWEVPFEEILDLQWVGSGAQGAVFLGRFHGEEVAVKKVRDLKETDIKHLRKLKHPNIITFKGVCTQAPCYCILMEFCAQGQLYEVLRAGRPVTPSLLVDWSMGIAGGMNYLHLHKIIHRDLKSPNMLITYDDVVKISDFGTSKELSDKSTKMSFAGTVAWMAPEVIRNEPVSEKVDIWSFGVVLWELLTGEIPYKDVDSSAIIWGVGSNSLHLPVPSSCPDGFKILLRQCWNSKPRNRPSFRQILLHLDIASADVLSTPQETYFKSQAEWREEVKLHFEKIKSEGTCLHRLEEELVMRRREELRHALDIREHYERKLERANNLYMELNALMLQLELKERELLRREQALERRCPGLLKTHPSRGLLHGNTMEKLIKKRNVPQKLSPHSKRPDILKTESLLPKLDAALSGVGLPGCPKGPPSPGRSRRGKTRHRKASAKGSCGDLPGLRTAVPPNEPGGPGSLGGGPSAWEACPPALRGLHHDLLLRKMSSSSPDLLSAALGSRGRGATSGAGDPGSPPPARGDTPPSEGSAPGSTSPDSPGGAKGEPPPPVGPGEGVGLLGTGREGTSGRGGSRAGSQHLTPAALLYRAAVTRSQKRGISSEEEEGEVDSEVELTSSQRWPQSLNMRQSLSTFSSENPSDGEEGTASEPSPSGTPEVGSTNTDERPDERSDDMCSQGSEIPLDPPPSEVIPSPEPSSLPIPHQELLRGKQGPPNSEDSDCDSTELDNSSSVDALRPPASLPP